One Prunus dulcis chromosome 8, ALMONDv2, whole genome shotgun sequence DNA window includes the following coding sequences:
- the LOC117637402 gene encoding urease accessory protein F, producing the protein MEINKENRKRPSSDSLVQPSQWQLHNSDPPAVAFARSMDLNRENKKRASSESFLQWSQWQLLDSILPTGGFAHSFGLEAAIQARIVSCAEDLQTFVIHLLENTGSLLLPFVYSTTMSPDSETRRKLDKMLDAMLTNEVSRKASISQGSALMRVAASVYSEIPYLKSMREASLSSGVVSFHHAPMFGVICGLLGLDSATSQRAYMFITMRDVISAATRLNLVGPLGAAVLQHQVAPVAEAILNRWKDRPVEEACQTVALLDIVQGCHGYLFSRLFCS; encoded by the coding sequence ATGGagataaacaaagaaaacaggAAACGTCCTTCATCAGACTCTCTTGTACAGCCAAGTCAATGGCAACTGCACAATTCTGACCCCCCAGCAGTTGCCTTTGCTCGTTCTATGGATCTAaatagagaaaacaaaaaacgtgCTTCATCAGAGTCATTTTTACAGTGGAGCCAATGGCAACTGCTCGATTCTATCCTTCCAACAGGTGGTTTTGCTCACTCTTTTGGTCTTGAGGCAGCAATCCAAGCTCGCATAGTCTCTTGTGCTGAAGATCTCCAAACTTTTGTAATCCATCTGTTGGAGAATACTGGAAGCTTACTCCTTCCTTTTGTCTATTCTACAACAATGTCGCCTGATTCTGAGACCAGGCGCAAACTCGACAAAATGTTGGATGCAATGTTAACTAATGAAGTGAGTAGGAAGGCATCAATTTCACAAGGGTCGGCATTGATGAGGGTGGCTGCATCCGTGTACTCAGAAATACCATATCTTAAATCTATGAGGGAAGCTTCTTTAAGTTCTGGGGTTGTTTCTTTTCACCATGCCCCTATGTTTGGGGTTATATGTGGTCTGCTCGGGTTGGACAGTGCTACTTCTCAAAGAGCTTACATGTTTATTACAATGAGAGATGTTATTTCTGCTGCAACAAGGCTCAATTTGGTAGGGCCCCTTGGTGCGGCTGTACTGCAGCATCAGGTTGCTCCTGTTGCTGAAGCTATACTGAATCGATGGAAGGACCGTCCAGTTGAGGAAGCATGCCAAACTGTTGCTTTGCTTGACATTGTACAAGGTTGCCATGGCTACCTGTTTTCTAGACTGTTCTGTTCTTAA
- the LOC117637567 gene encoding 40S ribosomal protein S15a-5, with amino-acid sequence MGRMILNNALRSIVNAERRGKATVELQPISTVMSSFLKIMKHRGYIKDFEVFDPHRVGRITVQLQGRVNDCRALTYRQDVKAKDIEEYKFRTLPTRQWGYVVITTPDGVLDHEQAIQRNVGGQVLGYFH; translated from the exons ATGGGGAGGATGATATTGAATAATGCGTTGAGGTCAATAGTGAACGcggagagaagaggaaaagcCACTGTGGAATTGCAACCTATCTCCACAGTCATGtcttctttcctcaaaatcatGAAACATCGAG GTTATATCAaggattttgaagtttttgatCCGCATAGAGTGGGGAGGATAACAGTTCAACTACAAGGCAGGGTTAACGATTGTCGAGCTCTCACTTACAGGCAGGATGTCAAGGCAAAGGATATTGAGGAGTACAAATTCCGTACGCTTCCAACGCGCCAG TGGGGTTATGTTGTGATCACAACTCCAGATGGTGTCTTGGATCATGAGCAGGCTATTCAACGTAATGTGGGTGGTCAAGTTCTTGGCTATTTTCATTAA
- the LOC117637528 gene encoding uncharacterized protein LOC117637528 isoform X2 — MLEAKSLSKAVVPSSLIKNPSPGSLQSTRLALHVSEDCSSCWVYIASGCQIYKLQIPLEASLISEGKESLLIPVQTEVMNSLMVNRCPHRSEIQSIVLAETESTGYSMLGTVDSYGHLIVSKLDTTGTDVERLTYSVLPRDCGIGESGWAGLCFSPTQWSTAAVARSFCKTIDVYDQDIHVRTLCTLWYPSSLNFTKSSHYGNEGSILAITEGSQLTIWDLRMKENGGCLQRICGSLGDAFYAVCSSSTGNIAVGGADRTVTIYDPRRWSALSRWVRCSKYEVFCGQWKESSKVFSFRGDSNWLGFSKCQNKDVLGGWCDSGSIFVADVVAKESDTSMLQGFANGSP, encoded by the exons ATGTTGGAGGCCAAGAGTCTGAGCAAGGCGGTGGTGCCGTCCTCTCTCATAAAGAATCCTTCTCCTGGTAGCCTCCAGTCCACTCGCCTCGCTCTCCAT GTAAGCGAGGACTGCTCTTCTTGTTGGGTCTACATCGCCTCCGGTTGCCAGATTTACAAACTCCAG ATTCCATTGGAAGCTTCTCTGATCAGCGAAGGAAAAGAAAGCCTTCTGATCCCAGTACAAACTGAG GTTATGAACTCTTTGATGGTTAACCGCTGCCCTCATCGTTCAGAGATTCAGAGTATAGTTCTTGCTGAAACTGAGA gCACGGGCTATTCAATGTTGGGAACTGTTGATTCTTATGGTCATCTTATTGTATCTAAACTAGATACTACTGGTACAG ATGTAGAGAGGCTTACTTATTCAGTATTGCCTCGTGATTGTGGCATTGGAGAAAGTGGTTGGGCGGGGCTTTGCTTCAGTCCAACACAATGGTCTACG GCAGCTGTTGCACGTAGCTTCTGCAAAACCATTGATGTTTATGACCAGGACATCCATGTCAGGACATTATGTAC ACTCTGGTACCCATCATCACTGAACTTCACAAAAAGTTCGCATTATGGGAACGAGGGCTCTATATTAGCAATCACAGAAGGTTCCCAG CTGACTATATGGGACttgagaatgaaagaaaatggTGGCTGTCTACAACGAATATGTGGTTCCCTTGGTGATGCGTTTTATGCTGTTTGCAGTTCTTCAACTGGGAATATTGCAGTCGGTGGAGCTGATCGTACAGTGACAATCTATGATCCTCGCAG ATGGTCAGCATTATCAAGATGGGTGCGCTGCTCAAAATATGAG GTCTTTTGTGGACAGTGGAAAGAAAGCAGCAAGGTATTTTCATTTAGAGGAGACTCAAACTGGCTTGGATTTAGCAAG TGCCAAAACAAGGATGTTCTAGGTGGATGGTGCGACTCGGGGAGTATCTTTGTGGCCGATGTTGTAGCGAAAGAAAGCGATACAAGCATGCTGCAAGGTTTTGCCAATGGATCTCCCTAA
- the LOC117637528 gene encoding uncharacterized protein LOC117637528 isoform X1, whose translation MLEAKSLSKAVVPSSLIKNPSPGSLQSTRLALHVSEDCSSCWVYIASGCQIYKLQIPLEASLISEGKESLLIPVQTEVMNSLMVNRCPHRSEIQSIVLAETESTGYSMLGTVDSYGHLIVSKLDTTGTDVERLTYSVLPRDCGIGESGWAGLCFSPTQWSTAAVARSFCKTIDVYDQDIHVRTLCTLWYPSSLNFTKSSHYGNEGSILAITEGSQLTIWDLRMKENGGCLQRICGSLGDAFYAVCSSSTGNIAVGGADRTVTIYDPRRWSALSRWVRCSKYEITGLAFSSVDSDYIYVQGVDYEVFCGQWKESSKVFSFRGDSNWLGFSKCQNKDVLGGWCDSGSIFVADVVAKESDTSMLQGFANGSP comes from the exons ATGTTGGAGGCCAAGAGTCTGAGCAAGGCGGTGGTGCCGTCCTCTCTCATAAAGAATCCTTCTCCTGGTAGCCTCCAGTCCACTCGCCTCGCTCTCCAT GTAAGCGAGGACTGCTCTTCTTGTTGGGTCTACATCGCCTCCGGTTGCCAGATTTACAAACTCCAG ATTCCATTGGAAGCTTCTCTGATCAGCGAAGGAAAAGAAAGCCTTCTGATCCCAGTACAAACTGAG GTTATGAACTCTTTGATGGTTAACCGCTGCCCTCATCGTTCAGAGATTCAGAGTATAGTTCTTGCTGAAACTGAGA gCACGGGCTATTCAATGTTGGGAACTGTTGATTCTTATGGTCATCTTATTGTATCTAAACTAGATACTACTGGTACAG ATGTAGAGAGGCTTACTTATTCAGTATTGCCTCGTGATTGTGGCATTGGAGAAAGTGGTTGGGCGGGGCTTTGCTTCAGTCCAACACAATGGTCTACG GCAGCTGTTGCACGTAGCTTCTGCAAAACCATTGATGTTTATGACCAGGACATCCATGTCAGGACATTATGTAC ACTCTGGTACCCATCATCACTGAACTTCACAAAAAGTTCGCATTATGGGAACGAGGGCTCTATATTAGCAATCACAGAAGGTTCCCAG CTGACTATATGGGACttgagaatgaaagaaaatggTGGCTGTCTACAACGAATATGTGGTTCCCTTGGTGATGCGTTTTATGCTGTTTGCAGTTCTTCAACTGGGAATATTGCAGTCGGTGGAGCTGATCGTACAGTGACAATCTATGATCCTCGCAG ATGGTCAGCATTATCAAGATGGGTGCGCTGCTCAAAATATGAG ATAACTGGGCTTGCATTCTCTTCAGTTGACTCCGACTATATCTACGTACAAGGGGTTGACTATGAG GTCTTTTGTGGACAGTGGAAAGAAAGCAGCAAGGTATTTTCATTTAGAGGAGACTCAAACTGGCTTGGATTTAGCAAG TGCCAAAACAAGGATGTTCTAGGTGGATGGTGCGACTCGGGGAGTATCTTTGTGGCCGATGTTGTAGCGAAAGAAAGCGATACAAGCATGCTGCAAGGTTTTGCCAATGGATCTCCCTAA
- the LOC117637804 gene encoding UPF0496 protein 4-like — protein MPATEYQGSSAGFNNIGRSIFSLRRDQFNSMEAHSHSGGQGAVDLDSFQTHVADCFFHLSSSSQDILSLQWLRDLLDAFLQIQQEFKNLLLSSINKPLLSKPTVDRFLSDYFERSVKALDVCNAIRDGIEQVRQWLKLLEIVLVALGRDRTLGEGQFRRAKKALVDLAIAMLDDKDSSNTTLAHRNRSFGRNNPTKDHQQHRSLGHFRSLSWSVSRSWSAARQLQAIGNNLYAPRPNEIVASNGLAPAVFTVNSVLLFVMWALVAAIPCQDRGLQVHFTVPRSFAWAGPMLSLHERILEESKRRDRRNACALLKEIHQIERCSRLIGDLADSVQFPISEDKEREVRQRVQELSSLCEGIKEGLDPLERQVREVFHGIVKSRTEGMDSYGRPNE, from the coding sequence ATGCCAGCGACGGAATATCAAGGGTCGTCAGCTGGGTTCAACAATATTGGCCGTTCAATCTTCAGCCTCCGACGCGATCAGTTTAATTCAATGGAAGCCCATAGCCATAGCGGTGGTCAAGGAGCTGTAGACCTCGACTCTTTCCAAACCCACGTCGCCGATTGCTTCTTCCACCTCTCCTCTTCCTCCCAAGACATCCTCTCCCTCCAATGGCTCCGAGACCTCCTCGACGCCTTCCTCCAAATCCAGCAAGAATTCAAGAACCTCCTCCTCTCCTCCATCAACAAGCCCCTCCTCTCTAAGCCCACCGTCGACCGCTTCCTCTCCGACTACTTCGAGCGCAGCGTCAAGGCCCTCGACGTCTGCAACGCCATCCGCGACGGCATCGAGCAGGTGCGGCAGTGGCTTAAGCTCCTAGAAATCGTCCTGGTCGCCCTCGGCCGCGACAGGACGCTCGGCGAGGGCCAATTTCGTAGAGCTAAGAAAGCGCTCGTCGACCTTGCCATCGCAATGCTCGATGACAAGGACTCCTCCAacaccaccctggcccacaGGAACCGCTCCTTCGGCCGGAACAACCCGACAAAGGATCACCAGCAGCACCGCTCCCTGGGCCACTTCCGATCTCTTTCCTGGAGCGTTTCACGGTCATGGTCGGCCGCGAGGCAGCTCCAGGCGATCGGAAATAATTTATACGCCCCGAGGCCGAACGAGATTGTGGCCTCCAACGGGCTCGCGCCCGCCGTTTTTACGGTGAATTCGGTTTTGCTCTTCGTAATGTGGGCCCTGGTGGCGGCGATCCCGTGCCAGGACAGGGGCTTGCAGGTGCATTTCACGGTGCCGAGGAGCTTCGCCTGGGCGGGGCCCATGCTGTCGCTGCACGAGCGGATTCTGGAGGAGTCGAAGCGGCGGGACCGGAGGAACGCCTGCGCGCTGCTGAAGGAGATTCATCAGATCGAAAGGTGCTCACGGCTGATCGGCGATCTCGCAGACTCGGTGCAGTTCCCGATCTCGGAGGATAAGGAGAGGGAGGTCCGGCAGAGAGTGCAGGAATTGTCGAGCCTGTGTGAGGGGATTAAGGAGGGTTTGGATCCCCTGGAACGGCAGGTCAGGGAGGTGTTCCATGGAATCGTGAAAAGCCGAACAGAGGGCATGGATTCTTATGGAAGACCGAatgaatga
- the LOC117636410 gene encoding myosin-9-like → MDLELRLKITHNIDDHVSSANFRIAKDNSDPLFISKETETTFVLTGHLKGYRRQHIEIDINEDGTHIAISGKKPVQEKVMIRWIMHKKEVEIRSFRKVFRIPDGVVLDRIKAKFKEHESTLTIVMPKSEKGIRGVGIEEVKDDGVDKGLETQQMAQPAAEEVPEKNGSRGKLEVEFVEAEEKKMEENRQIKGKEVDEEVSKKETVADGVLGKHMSGGKNQEEARASKMQSMQETEKSVSRNREEPKMARIAKIEEADGFEKETVARKELGTEQIVTDYKVPKTEDAKETMKEDTGTQVSQEVAKPSQETQATIHHTEQKGSELPKLEEQVQKQRSPEADLSEKRNAGLEDDLRSRRESSDSSKSAGDTLTTQQEAQAQQIETTDGISTEGDVAQLQKQEPIKEGPASNQLPVKGEGSHGNEIQEAGTNEEHMKEKEVEKSGDDLEKTPPRLEKSNLLCSPFIIAGSALIVSLVMVAINRIRNRKR, encoded by the exons ATGGATCTAGAATTGAGACTCAAGATCACCCATAACATAGATGATCATGTTTCTTCTGCCAACTTTCGGATTGCCAAAGACAATTCCGATCCTCTTTTCATATCGAAAGAAACCGAAACTACCTTCGTCCTCACTGGTCATCTCAAAG GTTATAGAAGACAGCATATTGAAATTGACATAAATGAAGATGGGACTCATATTGCCATTAGTGGGAAAAAGCCAGTTCAAGAGAAGGTGATGATAAGATGGATAATGCACAAGAAAGAGGTGGAGATAAGGAGTTTCAGAAAAGTCTTTCGGATTCCGGATGGAGTGGTTTTGGATCGAATCAAGGCCAAGTTTAAGGAACACGAATCAACTCTCACCATCGTCATGCCAAAATCAGAGAAAGGTATTCGAGGGGTTGGGATTGAGGAAGTGAAAGATGATGGGGTGGATAAAGGACTAGAAACACAGCAGATGGCACAACCTGCAGCTGAAGAGGTTCCTGAAAAAAATGGTTCTAGGGGGAAACTTGAGGTAGAATTTGTTGAGGctgaggaaaagaaaatggaagaaaatcgTCAGATCAAGGGAAAAGAAGTTGATGAAGAGGTGTCCAAGAAAGAAACTGTAGCTGATGGAGTTCTTGGGAAGCACATGAGTGGGGGAAAAAATCAGGAAGAAGCTAGAGCTTCGAAGATGCAGAGTATGCAAGAGACAGAAAAGTCTGTATCGAGAAATAGAGAAGAGCCAAAAATGGCAAGGATTGCGAAGATTGAAGAAGCTGATGGTTTTGAGAAAGAGACGGTTGCTAGAAAGGAATTAGGCACAGAACAAATTGTAACTGATTATAAGGTGCCAAAGACTGAGGATGCTAAAGAGACAATGAAGGAAGATACAGGCACTCAAGTAAGTCAAGAAGTTGCTAAGCCATCGCAAGAAACTCAGGCAACCATACATCACACTGAACAGAAGGGTTCTGAGCTCCCCAAATTGGAAGAGCAGGTGCAGAAGCAGAGAAGTCCAGAAGCTGATCTAAGCGAAAAGCGAAATGCGGGGCTGGAGGATGACCTTCGTAGTAGACGAGAGAGCagtgactcatcaaaatctgCAGGAGATACATTAACCACACAACAAGAAGCTCAAGCTCAACAGATAGAGACTACAGATGGAATTAGTACAGAAGGAGATGTTGCTCAGCTGCAAAAGCAAGAACCCATCAAAGAAGGTCCTGCTAGCAATCAGTTACCTGTCAAAGGAGAAGGAAGCCATGGaaatgaaattcaagaagCAGGAACCAATGAAGAACACATGAAAGAGAAGGAAGTTGAGAAATCAGGTGATGATCTAGAGAAGACGCCTCCTCGTTTGGAGAAATCTAATCTGCTGTGCTCTCCATTCATCATTGCAGGTTCAGCACTAATTGTTTCCCTAGTCATGGTAGCAATTAACAGGAttagaaatagaaaaagataG